A stretch of the Mycobacterium sp. ITM-2016-00317 genome encodes the following:
- a CDS encoding inositol monophosphatase, translated as MRPEPKQLAELLETAAGVLDAASAQFVAGHRADSAVAKKGNDFATEVDLAIERRVVAELTRLTGIGVHGEEFGGEPLDAESVWVLDPIDGTFNYAAGSPMAAILLGLLWDGEPVLGLTWLPFMDQRYTSMVGAPVLCNGARLDPLERVTLAESMVGTGTFNIDSRGRYPGRYRIKVLENLSRDCSRMRMHGATGVDFAYVAAGILGGAISFGHHVWDHAAGVALVRAAGGVVTDLTGQDWTPSSPSALAAAPGVHEEILELIRAAGDPQDYL; from the coding sequence GTGAGGCCGGAGCCGAAGCAGCTCGCCGAACTGCTGGAGACCGCGGCGGGTGTGCTGGACGCCGCCTCGGCCCAGTTCGTGGCCGGCCACCGGGCCGACTCGGCGGTGGCCAAGAAGGGCAACGACTTCGCCACCGAGGTCGACCTGGCCATCGAGCGGAGGGTGGTCGCCGAGCTGACCCGTCTCACCGGCATCGGTGTGCACGGCGAGGAGTTCGGCGGTGAACCCCTGGACGCCGAGTCGGTCTGGGTGCTCGACCCGATCGACGGCACCTTCAACTACGCGGCCGGTTCGCCGATGGCGGCGATCCTGCTGGGCCTGCTGTGGGACGGCGAGCCGGTGCTCGGTCTGACGTGGCTGCCGTTCATGGATCAGCGCTACACCTCGATGGTCGGCGCGCCCGTGCTGTGCAACGGTGCGCGACTCGACCCGCTGGAACGGGTCACGCTGGCCGAATCGATGGTCGGGACAGGCACGTTCAACATCGACTCCCGGGGACGCTACCCCGGCCGGTACCGGATCAAGGTGCTGGAGAATCTGAGCCGGGACTGCTCGCGGATGCGGATGCACGGCGCCACCGGCGTCGACTTCGCCTATGTCGCCGCCGGAATCCTCGGCGGGGCAATCAGTTTCGGTCACCATGTGTGGGACCATGCCGCCGGTGTGGCGCTGGTCCGCGCCGCGGGCGGCGTCGTGACCGATCTGACCGGGCAGGACTGGACGCCGTCCTCGCCGTCGGCGCTGGCCGCCGCGCCGGGTGTGCACGAGGAGATCCTGGAGCTCATCCGGGCCGCCGGCGACCCGCAGGACTACCTGTGA
- the hisI gene encoding phosphoribosyl-AMP cyclohydrolase: protein MSALDPAIAARLKRNADGLFTAVVQERGTGQVLMVAWMDDDALARTLETREATYFSRSRGQQWVKGLTSGHTQHVHSVRLDCDGDTVLLEVDQVGGACHTGDHTCFDADLLLAPDS, encoded by the coding sequence ATGAGCGCTCTCGACCCGGCGATCGCGGCACGGCTCAAGCGCAACGCCGACGGGCTGTTCACCGCGGTGGTGCAGGAGCGCGGCACCGGTCAGGTGCTGATGGTGGCCTGGATGGACGACGACGCGCTGGCCCGCACGCTGGAAACCCGTGAAGCGACCTATTTCTCACGCTCGCGCGGCCAGCAGTGGGTCAAGGGCCTGACGTCAGGACACACCCAGCATGTGCACTCGGTGCGGCTGGACTGCGACGGCGACACCGTGCTGCTGGAGGTCGATCAGGTCGGCGGTGCGTGCCACACCGGTGACCACACCTGCTTCGACGCGGACCTGCTGCTCGCACCCGATTCCTAG
- the hisF gene encoding imidazole glycerol phosphate synthase subunit HisF, which produces MKAAGDVATRVIPCLDVDDGRVVKGVNFANLRDAGDPVELAAAYDAEGADELTFLDVTASSSGRSTMLDVVRRTAEQVFIPLTVGGGVRSVADVDVLLRAGADKVSVNTAAIARPELLSELSRQFGSQCIVLSVDARTVPEGAQPTPSGWEVTTHGGRRGTGIDAVEWAARGAELGVGEILLNSMDADGTKAGFDLAMLRAVRGAVTVPVIASGGAGAAEHFAPAVLAGADAVLAASVFHFRDLTIGQVKAAMAAEGIIVR; this is translated from the coding sequence GTGAAGGCGGCCGGCGACGTCGCCACCCGGGTGATCCCGTGCCTGGACGTCGACGACGGCCGGGTGGTCAAGGGTGTCAACTTCGCGAACCTGCGCGACGCCGGCGACCCGGTCGAACTCGCCGCGGCCTACGACGCCGAAGGCGCCGACGAACTGACGTTCCTCGACGTCACCGCGTCGTCCTCGGGGCGCTCGACCATGCTGGATGTGGTGCGCCGCACCGCCGAACAGGTGTTCATCCCGCTGACCGTCGGCGGCGGAGTGCGCTCGGTCGCCGACGTCGACGTGCTGCTGCGCGCCGGTGCGGACAAGGTGTCGGTGAACACGGCCGCGATCGCGCGTCCGGAACTGCTCTCCGAGCTGTCGCGCCAGTTCGGCTCCCAGTGCATCGTGCTGTCGGTCGATGCCCGCACGGTGCCGGAGGGAGCGCAGCCGACTCCTTCGGGCTGGGAGGTCACCACGCACGGTGGCCGGCGCGGCACCGGGATCGACGCGGTCGAGTGGGCCGCCCGCGGTGCGGAACTCGGGGTGGGGGAGATCCTGCTCAATTCGATGGACGCCGACGGCACCAAGGCCGGCTTCGACCTGGCGATGCTGCGGGCGGTGCGCGGCGCGGTGACGGTGCCGGTGATCGCCAGCGGCGGTGCAGGTGCGGCCGAGCACTTCGCGCCTGCCGTCCTCGCCGGCGCCGACGCGGTGCTGGCCGCCAGCGTGTTCCATTTCCGGGACCTCACCATCGGTCAGGTGAAGGCGGCGATGGCCGCCGAAGGGATCATCGTGCGATGA
- the priA gene encoding bifunctional 1-(5-phosphoribosyl)-5-((5-phosphoribosylamino)methylideneamino)imidazole-4-carboxamide isomerase/phosphoribosylanthranilate isomerase PriA — protein sequence MVLLPAVDVVEGRAVRLVQGQAGSETEYGSALDAALTWQRDGAEWIHLVDLDAAFGRGSNRELLADVVGQLDVAVELSGGIRDDDSLAAALATGCARVNLGTAALENPQWCAKVVAEHGEKVAVGLDVKIEDGRHRLRGRGWETDGGDLWTVLERLDGEGCSRFVVTDVTKDGTLNGPNLDLLAQVCERTDAPVIASGGVSSLDDLRAIATLTDRGVEGAIVGKALYAGRFTLPQALDAVRT from the coding sequence CTGGTCCTGTTGCCCGCCGTCGACGTGGTCGAGGGCCGCGCCGTCCGCTTGGTGCAGGGGCAGGCCGGCAGTGAGACCGAGTACGGTTCGGCGCTCGACGCGGCACTGACGTGGCAGCGCGACGGCGCGGAGTGGATCCACCTGGTCGACCTCGACGCGGCGTTCGGCCGCGGCTCGAACCGCGAACTGCTCGCCGACGTCGTCGGCCAACTCGACGTCGCCGTCGAACTGTCCGGCGGGATCCGCGACGACGACTCGCTGGCCGCCGCGCTGGCCACCGGCTGCGCGCGGGTGAACCTGGGCACCGCGGCACTGGAGAACCCGCAATGGTGCGCCAAGGTCGTGGCCGAGCACGGCGAGAAGGTCGCGGTCGGACTGGACGTCAAGATCGAGGACGGCCGGCACCGGTTGCGCGGCCGCGGCTGGGAAACCGACGGCGGCGATCTGTGGACCGTGCTGGAACGCCTTGACGGCGAGGGCTGTTCACGCTTCGTCGTCACCGACGTGACCAAGGACGGCACGCTCAACGGGCCGAACCTGGACCTGCTGGCCCAGGTCTGCGAACGCACCGACGCGCCGGTGATCGCGTCCGGTGGCGTGTCCAGCCTCGACGACCTGCGGGCGATCGCGACGCTGACCGACCGTGGCGTCGAGGGCGCCATCGTCGGAAAGGCGCTCTACGCGGGCCGTTTCACGTTGCCGCAAGCTCTCGACGCGGTCCGCACGTGA
- a CDS encoding peroxiredoxin, with the protein MNPLKPGDRVADFELKDQTGAARTLTGLLADGPVVLFFYPAAMTPGCTKEACHFRDLAAEFAAVGANRVGISADPVDKQAAFAEQQKFDYPLLSDTEGVVATQFGVKRGLLGKLMPVKRTTFVIDTDHTVLDVIASEFSMDTHADKALETLRRRA; encoded by the coding sequence ATGAATCCCCTCAAACCGGGTGATCGGGTAGCCGACTTCGAGCTGAAGGACCAGACCGGCGCCGCCAGGACGCTGACCGGGCTGCTCGCCGACGGTCCGGTGGTGCTGTTCTTCTACCCGGCCGCGATGACCCCGGGCTGCACCAAGGAGGCCTGCCATTTCCGGGATCTGGCAGCCGAGTTCGCCGCGGTCGGCGCCAACCGGGTGGGCATCAGCGCCGACCCGGTCGACAAGCAGGCCGCGTTCGCCGAGCAGCAGAAGTTCGACTACCCGCTGCTGTCGGACACCGAGGGCGTGGTCGCGACCCAGTTCGGCGTCAAACGCGGACTGCTCGGCAAGCTCATGCCGGTCAAACGCACCACGTTCGTCATCGACACCGATCACACCGTGCTCGACGTGATCGCCAGCGAGTTCAGCATGGACACCCATGCCGACAAAGCGCTGGAGACCCTGCGCCGGCGCGCATGA
- the trpC gene encoding indole-3-glycerol phosphate synthase TrpC, with amino-acid sequence MGSATVLDSIIDGVRVDVAAREAVVSFDEVKEQAKRAPAPLDVMAALRAPGIAVIAEVKRASPSRGELAQIGDPAALAGAYEDGGARVISVLTEQRRFNGSLDDLDAVRAAVSIPVLRKDFIVKPYQIHEARAHGADMLLLIVAALEQPALESLLERTESLGMTALVEVHTEEEADRALQAGASVIGVNARDLKTLEVDRDCFARIAPGLPSNVIRVAESGVRGTADLLAYAGAGADAVLVGEGLVTSGDPRSAVADLVTAGTHPSCPKPAR; translated from the coding sequence ATGGGTTCGGCGACCGTGCTCGACTCCATCATCGACGGGGTCCGCGTCGACGTTGCCGCTCGCGAAGCCGTCGTCAGCTTTGACGAGGTGAAAGAGCAGGCCAAGCGCGCTCCGGCCCCGCTTGACGTGATGGCAGCGTTGCGTGCCCCCGGTATCGCGGTGATCGCCGAGGTCAAGCGTGCGAGCCCGTCGCGGGGAGAGCTGGCTCAGATCGGTGATCCGGCAGCGCTGGCCGGTGCGTATGAGGACGGCGGTGCGCGGGTGATCAGCGTGCTGACCGAGCAGCGACGCTTCAACGGCTCGCTCGACGACCTCGACGCCGTGCGTGCGGCCGTGTCCATCCCGGTCCTGCGTAAGGACTTCATCGTCAAGCCGTACCAGATTCACGAGGCCCGGGCCCACGGTGCGGACATGTTGCTGCTGATCGTCGCGGCGTTGGAACAGCCCGCGCTGGAATCGCTTCTCGAACGCACCGAGTCGCTGGGCATGACCGCGCTCGTCGAGGTGCACACCGAGGAGGAGGCCGACCGGGCCCTGCAGGCCGGGGCGTCGGTGATCGGCGTCAATGCCCGTGACCTCAAGACCCTCGAGGTCGACCGGGACTGCTTTGCCCGGATCGCTCCCGGATTGCCCAGTAACGTGATCCGCGTCGCCGAGTCGGGAGTGCGCGGCACCGCCGACCTGCTCGCCTACGCCGGCGCAGGCGCCGACGCGGTGTTGGTCGGCGAGGGGCTGGTCACCAGTGGCGACCCCCGTAGCGCCGTGGCTGACCTGGTCACCGCCGGTACCCATCCGTCCTGCCCGAAACCTGCGCGTTAA
- the hisD gene encoding histidinol dehydrogenase, with the protein MVSVNVSPGLLRRIDLRGATLSAARLRGVLPRGGVDVDAVVPKVRPIVDAVAARGAEAALEYGASFDGVRPDRVRVPSDTLTAALDALDPDVRAALEVAIERARTVHADQRRTDTTTTLAPGATVTERWVPVERVGLYVPGGNAVYPSSVVMNVVPAQTAGVESLVIASPPQASNPAPFEGLPHPTILAAAALLGVDEVWAVGGAQAVALLAYGGTDTDGAGASGAPGDGTELAPVDMITGPGNIYVTAAKRICRSQVGIDAEAGPTEIAILADHTADPVHVAADLISQAEHDEMAAGVLVTDSPELADATDRELAVQLETTVHRERVTAALSGQQSAIVLVDDVDAGVRAVNAYAAEHLEIQTADATRVAGRIRSAGAIFVGPYSPVSLGDYCAGSNHVLPTAGCARHSSGLSVQTFLRGIHVVDYTESALKGVSGHVITLAQAENLPSHGEAVRRRFER; encoded by the coding sequence ATGGTCAGCGTGAATGTATCGCCAGGGCTTCTGCGGCGCATCGATCTGCGCGGCGCGACGTTGTCGGCGGCGCGGCTGCGGGGTGTGCTGCCGCGCGGCGGTGTCGACGTCGACGCGGTCGTCCCCAAGGTCAGACCCATCGTCGACGCGGTCGCCGCGCGCGGGGCCGAGGCCGCACTCGAGTATGGCGCGTCCTTCGACGGGGTGCGGCCCGACCGGGTGCGGGTGCCCTCGGACACGCTGACAGCGGCGCTCGACGCGCTCGATCCCGACGTCCGGGCCGCGCTGGAGGTCGCGATCGAGCGGGCCCGCACCGTGCACGCCGACCAGCGCCGCACCGACACCACCACCACGCTCGCGCCCGGGGCGACCGTGACCGAGCGGTGGGTGCCGGTCGAGCGGGTCGGGCTCTACGTGCCCGGCGGCAACGCCGTCTACCCGTCGAGCGTCGTGATGAACGTCGTCCCCGCCCAGACCGCCGGCGTGGAATCCCTGGTGATCGCCAGCCCGCCGCAAGCGTCGAACCCTGCCCCGTTTGAAGGCCTGCCGCACCCGACGATCCTGGCCGCGGCCGCGCTGCTCGGCGTCGACGAGGTATGGGCGGTCGGCGGTGCACAGGCCGTCGCGCTGCTGGCCTACGGCGGCACGGACACCGACGGGGCTGGGGCAAGCGGAGCGCCGGGAGATGGCACCGAGCTGGCCCCGGTCGACATGATCACCGGACCCGGCAACATCTACGTCACCGCGGCCAAGCGCATCTGCCGCTCCCAGGTCGGCATCGACGCCGAGGCCGGACCGACCGAGATCGCGATCCTGGCCGACCACACCGCCGACCCGGTGCACGTGGCCGCCGACCTGATCAGCCAGGCCGAGCACGACGAGATGGCGGCCGGGGTGCTGGTCACCGACAGTCCCGAACTGGCCGACGCCACCGACCGCGAGCTGGCCGTGCAGTTGGAGACGACCGTGCACCGCGAACGGGTGACCGCCGCGCTGAGCGGACAGCAGTCGGCGATCGTGCTCGTCGACGACGTCGACGCCGGGGTGCGCGCCGTCAACGCCTACGCCGCCGAGCACCTGGAGATCCAGACCGCCGATGCCACCCGGGTGGCGGGCCGGATCCGTTCTGCAGGTGCGATCTTCGTCGGTCCCTACTCGCCGGTGAGCTTGGGCGACTACTGCGCCGGGTCCAATCACGTGCTACCCACCGCGGGCTGCGCGCGGCACTCCAGCGGGCTGTCGGTGCAGACGTTCCTGCGGGGCATCCACGTCGTGGACTACACCGAGTCGGCGCTCAAAGGCGTGTCCGGTCACGTGATCACGCTCGCGCAGGCCGAGAACCTGCCCAGCCACGGCGAAGCCGTCCGACGGAGGTTTGAAAGGTGA
- a CDS encoding TIGR02234 family membrane protein, translating to MTRVGQLLLVLAAAGLWGASRLTWVQITSFDGLGQPKTTDLTGSTWSTALIPLALLVLAAAVAALAVRGWPLRILAVLVAAASAGMGYLAISLWVITDDAVRAARLADVPVADLLDTQRHYTGAVITLVAALLSLLGAVLLMRSATQRRGEAQRYARRAVTEDEVGDGTMSERMIWDALDEGRDPTNPDNQGR from the coding sequence GTGACCCGCGTCGGGCAACTGCTGTTGGTGCTCGCCGCGGCGGGCCTGTGGGGGGCGTCGCGGCTGACGTGGGTGCAGATCACGTCGTTCGACGGGCTCGGCCAGCCGAAGACCACCGACCTGACCGGGTCCACCTGGTCGACGGCGCTGATCCCACTGGCCCTGCTGGTGCTTGCCGCCGCTGTCGCGGCGCTGGCGGTGCGCGGTTGGCCGCTACGGATCCTGGCCGTGCTGGTGGCAGCTGCGAGCGCCGGGATGGGGTACCTGGCGATCAGCCTGTGGGTGATCACCGACGACGCGGTCCGGGCGGCCCGGCTGGCCGATGTGCCGGTCGCGGACCTGCTGGACACGCAGCGGCACTACACCGGCGCGGTGATCACGTTGGTCGCCGCGTTGCTGTCACTGCTGGGGGCCGTACTGTTGATGAGATCGGCGACACAGCGGCGCGGGGAGGCGCAGCGCTACGCGCGGCGCGCTGTCACGGAAGACGAAGTGGGGGACGGGACGATGTCGGAGCGGATGATCTGGGACGCACTCGACGAGGGGCGGGACCCCACCAACCCGGACAATCAGGGGCGGTGA
- a CDS encoding histidinol-phosphate transaminase — translation MTAPVPGASVTLDDLPLREDLRGKSPYGAPQLSVPVRLNTNENPHPPTQALIDDVTESVRAAAAELHRYPDRDAVALRTDLAAYLRAQTGVALGVENVWAANGSNEILQQLLQAFGGPGRSALGFVPSYSMHPIISDGTQTRWLVADRDDDFRLDADVAAAAIKEHNPDVVFVTSPNNPTGQSVSLDDLRTMLDVLASQPGGIMIVDEAYGEFSSQPSAVELIDTYPTRLVVSRTMSKAFAFAGGRLGYLAAAPAIIDAMLLVRLPYHLSSLTQAAARAALRHADDTLSSVATLAAERERVSQALTDMGFRVIPSDANFVLFGEFADAPATWQRYLDHGVLIRDVGIPGYLRTTIGLAEENDALLTASARIGAP, via the coding sequence GTGACGGCTCCGGTACCCGGCGCATCGGTCACACTCGACGATCTGCCGCTGCGTGAGGACCTGCGCGGGAAGTCCCCGTACGGCGCTCCGCAGCTGAGTGTTCCGGTGCGGCTGAACACCAACGAGAACCCGCACCCGCCGACCCAGGCGCTGATCGACGACGTGACCGAATCGGTGCGGGCGGCGGCCGCGGAGTTGCACCGGTACCCCGACCGCGACGCGGTCGCGTTGCGCACGGACCTGGCCGCCTACCTGCGGGCCCAGACCGGGGTCGCCCTCGGTGTCGAGAACGTGTGGGCGGCCAACGGTTCCAACGAGATCCTGCAGCAGTTGCTGCAGGCGTTCGGCGGTCCGGGACGCAGCGCGCTGGGCTTCGTGCCGTCCTACTCGATGCACCCCATCATCTCCGACGGGACCCAGACCCGGTGGCTGGTGGCCGACCGCGACGACGACTTCCGCCTCGACGCGGACGTCGCTGCGGCCGCGATCAAGGAGCACAACCCGGACGTCGTCTTCGTCACCAGTCCCAACAATCCGACAGGACAGAGCGTTTCGCTCGACGACCTGCGGACCATGCTGGACGTGCTGGCATCGCAGCCCGGCGGCATCATGATCGTCGACGAGGCCTACGGCGAGTTCTCCTCGCAGCCCAGCGCGGTCGAGCTGATCGACACCTATCCCACCCGGCTGGTCGTCAGCCGCACCATGAGCAAGGCGTTCGCGTTCGCCGGCGGGCGGCTCGGCTACCTGGCCGCCGCCCCCGCGATCATCGACGCGATGCTGCTGGTGCGCCTGCCCTACCACCTGTCGTCGCTGACCCAGGCCGCCGCGCGCGCGGCTCTGCGCCACGCCGACGACACGCTGAGTAGCGTCGCGACCCTGGCCGCGGAACGCGAACGGGTGTCCCAGGCGTTGACGGACATGGGCTTCCGGGTGATCCCCAGCGACGCGAACTTCGTGCTGTTCGGCGAGTTCGCAGACGCTCCCGCCACGTGGCAGCGCTACCTCGACCACGGGGTGCTGATCCGCGACGTCGGCATCCCCGGATACCTGCGCACCACCATCGGCCTGGCCGAAGAGAACGACGCGCTGCTGACAGCCAGCGCCCGAATAGGAGCACCGTGA
- a CDS encoding ATP-binding cassette domain-containing protein has translation MTPVLELADVTFRRNGKQIIDGISLTVEEGEHWALLGPNGAGKSTLLGFCAATLFPTSGTVRILGDQMGRVDLARLRHHIGHVNPRHQLQYSLTVREVVLTGITATIDTPMRWAPSAQESARADEMISAVGLSHKADDVWPTLSQGERGRTLIARALIAEPRLLLLDEPSTGLDVAAREQLLETVDALDQTHPQVASILVTHHLEELPTTTTHALLISEGRTVACGPARETITTDTVSAAFAHPVVVGYDAGRWTARAKANRIV, from the coding sequence ATGACACCGGTGCTCGAACTGGCCGATGTGACGTTCCGTCGCAACGGCAAACAGATCATCGACGGAATCTCGCTGACGGTCGAGGAGGGCGAGCACTGGGCGCTGCTGGGCCCCAACGGCGCAGGCAAGAGCACCCTGCTGGGCTTCTGCGCGGCGACGCTGTTCCCGACCTCGGGCACCGTGCGGATCCTCGGCGACCAGATGGGCCGGGTGGACCTGGCCCGGCTGCGGCACCACATCGGACACGTCAATCCGCGCCATCAGCTGCAGTATTCGCTGACCGTCCGCGAGGTGGTGCTGACCGGCATCACCGCGACCATCGACACACCGATGCGGTGGGCGCCGTCCGCTCAGGAGAGCGCCCGTGCCGACGAGATGATCTCGGCGGTCGGGTTGTCCCACAAGGCCGACGACGTGTGGCCGACGCTGTCGCAGGGTGAGCGCGGGCGCACGCTGATCGCCCGCGCGCTGATCGCCGAACCGCGGTTGCTGCTGCTCGACGAACCGTCCACCGGGCTGGATGTGGCGGCGCGCGAACAGCTTCTGGAGACCGTCGACGCGCTGGACCAGACTCACCCGCAGGTGGCGTCGATCCTGGTCACCCACCACCTCGAGGAACTCCCGACCACGACCACGCATGCGCTGCTGATCTCGGAGGGCCGCACGGTCGCCTGCGGGCCCGCCCGCGAGACCATCACCACCGACACCGTGTCGGCGGCGTTCGCCCATCCGGTGGTCGTCGGCTACGACGCCGGACGCTGGACGGCGCGGGCCAAAGCCAACCGCATCGTCTAG
- the hisB gene encoding imidazoleglycerol-phosphate dehydratase HisB, which translates to MSEPIRPARRATVERKTKESDIVVDLDLDGTGQVSVDTGVPFFDHMLTSLGTHASFDLTIKAVGDIEIEGHHTIEDTSIVLGQALAQALGDKRGIRRFGDAFIPMDECLAHAAVDVSGRPYFVHTGEPDYMVQFTIAGSAAPYHTVVNRHVFESLAYNARIALHVRTLYGRDPHHITEAEYKAVARALRQAVEYDPRVSGVPSTKGSL; encoded by the coding sequence GTGAGCGAACCGATCCGCCCCGCCCGACGCGCCACAGTCGAGCGCAAGACCAAAGAGTCCGACATCGTCGTCGACCTCGACCTCGACGGCACCGGACAGGTCAGCGTCGACACCGGGGTCCCGTTCTTCGACCACATGCTGACCTCGCTGGGCACCCACGCCAGCTTCGACCTGACCATCAAGGCCGTCGGCGACATCGAGATCGAGGGCCACCACACGATCGAGGACACCTCGATCGTGCTCGGTCAGGCGCTCGCGCAGGCACTCGGCGACAAGCGGGGCATCCGCCGCTTCGGCGACGCGTTCATCCCGATGGACGAATGTCTGGCCCACGCCGCCGTCGATGTGTCGGGGCGCCCCTATTTCGTGCACACCGGCGAGCCGGACTACATGGTGCAGTTCACCATCGCCGGGTCGGCCGCGCCTTATCACACGGTGGTCAACCGGCACGTCTTCGAATCCCTGGCCTACAACGCCCGGATCGCGCTGCACGTCCGCACCCTCTACGGACGCGACCCGCACCACATCACCGAGGCCGAGTACAAGGCGGTGGCCCGCGCGCTGCGTCAGGCCGTCGAGTACGACCCTCGCGTCAGCGGCGTCCCGTCCACCAAAGGCAGCCTGTGA
- the hisH gene encoding imidazole glycerol phosphate synthase subunit HisH, protein MTAKLVVLDYGSGNLRSAQRALERVGAQVEVTADPDAAVNADGLVVPGVGAFQACMEGLTGIGGEKIIADRVAAGRPVLGVCVGMQILFTRGVEFGVESAGCGQWPGSVIRLDAPVIPHMGWNVVDAPADSVLFKGMDADTRFYFVHSYAAQQWEGADTARLTWATHHVPFLAAVEDGPLSATQFHPEKSGDAGAELLSNWVGALS, encoded by the coding sequence GTGACAGCGAAACTCGTCGTCCTGGACTACGGATCGGGCAACCTGCGGTCTGCGCAGCGGGCCCTGGAACGGGTGGGGGCCCAAGTCGAGGTCACCGCCGACCCGGACGCGGCGGTCAACGCCGACGGCCTCGTGGTGCCCGGTGTCGGCGCCTTCCAAGCGTGCATGGAGGGGCTGACCGGCATCGGGGGAGAGAAGATCATCGCCGACCGCGTGGCAGCCGGCCGGCCGGTACTCGGTGTGTGCGTGGGCATGCAGATCCTGTTCACCCGCGGGGTGGAGTTCGGTGTGGAGTCCGCGGGGTGCGGGCAGTGGCCCGGCTCGGTGATCCGGCTGGACGCGCCGGTGATCCCGCACATGGGCTGGAACGTCGTCGACGCCCCCGCTGACAGCGTGCTGTTCAAGGGCATGGACGCCGACACCCGGTTCTACTTCGTGCACTCCTACGCCGCCCAGCAGTGGGAGGGCGCCGACACCGCGCGCCTCACCTGGGCCACCCACCACGTGCCGTTTCTGGCCGCGGTCGAGGACGGCCCGCTCTCGGCCACCCAGTTCCACCCGGAGAAGAGCGGTGACGCGGGCGCCGAATTACTGTCCAACTGGGTCGGGGCGCTAAGTTGA